The Micropterus dolomieu isolate WLL.071019.BEF.003 ecotype Adirondacks linkage group LG20, ASM2129224v1, whole genome shotgun sequence genome has a segment encoding these proteins:
- the slc17a6b gene encoding vesicular glutamate transporter 2.1 encodes MESVKTRATAGVKEFAGKALGQMHRVIERRQKTGEVIELTEDGRPREAAEKKTPLCDCKCFGLPRRYIIAILSGLGFCISFGIRCNLGVAIVGMVNNSTMHQNGKIIIKEKAKFNWDPETVGMIHGSFFWGYIVTQIPGGYISSRLAANRVFGAAIVLTSILNMFIPSAARVHYGCVIFVRILQGLVEGVTYPACHGIWSKWAPPLERSRLATISFCGSYAGAVIAMPMAGILVQYSGWSSVFYVYGCVGIVWYMFWVLVSYESPAEHPTISDEERCYIEESIGESAKLMGPSEKFKTPWKKFFTSMPVYAIIVANFCRSWTFYLLLISQPAYFEEVFGFEISKVGMLSALPHLVMTIIVPIGGQLADYLRSRNIMTTTTVRKIMNCGGFGMEATLLLVVGYSHSKGVAISFLVLAVGFSGFAISGFNVNHLDIAPRYASILMGISNGVGTLSGMVCPLIVGTMTKNKTREEWQYVFLIASMVHYGGVIFYGIFASGEKQPWADPELTSEEKCGFIEEDELAEETGDITQSYGAFGGPAKSYGATTQVNGGWATGWEKTEEYVQEEAQGGGYGYRQDEGYS; translated from the exons GGTAAtagagaggagacagaaaacCGGGGAGGTGATCGAGCTGACGGAGGATGGACGGCCCCGGGAGGCCGCGGAGAAGAAAACCCCGCTGTGCGACTGTAAGTGCTTCGGTCTGCCCCGCCGCTACATCATCGCCATCCTGAGCGGCCTGGGCTTCTGCATCTCCTTCGGTATCCGGTGTAACCTGGGCGTGGCCATAGTGGGCATGGTCAACAACAGCACCATGCACCAGAACGGCAAGATCATCATCAAAGAG AAAGCAAAGTTCAACTGGGATCCAGAAACGGTGGGAATGATTCACGGATCTTTTTTCTGGGGCTACATCGTGACACAAATCCCGGGAGGTTATATATCCTCCAGGCTGGCAGCAAACAG GGTATTTGGAGCAGCTATTGTTCTGACATCGATTCTCAACATGTTCATTCCCTCTGCTGCCCGAGTACATTATGGGTGTGTCATCTTTGTCAGGATATTACAAGGGCTGGTGGAG GGAGTGACCTACCCGGCCTGTCATGGCATCTGGAGTAAGTGGGCTCCTCCACTGGAAAGGAGTCGTTTGGCCACCATCTCGTTCTGTG GCTCTTATGCTGGTGCTGTGATAGCGATGCCTATGGCTGGGATCCTGGTTCAGTACTCAGGCTGGTCCTCAGTGTTTTATGTCTATG GATGTGTTGGCATCGTCTGGTATATGTTTTGGGTCCTTGTGTCTTACGAGAGCCCAGCTGAACATCCTACCATCTCTGATGAGGAACGCTGCTACATTGAGGAGAGCATTGGAGAGAGTGCGAAGCTAATGGGTCCTTCGGAG AAATTCAAGACCCCCTGGAAGAAGTTCTTCACCTCTATGCCTGTCTATGCAATCATCGTGGCCAACTTCTGCAGGAGCTGGACATTTTACCTGCTGCTGATTAGCCAGCCTGCATACTTTGAGGAAGTGTTTGGCTTTGAGATAAGTAAG GTGGGCATGCTGTCTGCCCTGCCCCATTTGGTGATGACCATCATTGTGCCCATCGGTGGCCAGCTGGCCGACTACCTACGCAGCAGGAACATCATGACAACCACCACTGTCAGGAAAATCATGAACTGTGGAG GATTTGGCATGGAAGCCACATTGCTGCTGGTGGTAGGATATTCCCACAGCAAAGGGGTGGCAATTTCTTTCCTGGTGCTGGCAGTGGGCTTCAGTGGATTTGCTATATCAG GCTTTAATGTCAATCACCTGGACATCGCTCCACGCTATGCCAGTATCTTAATGGGCATCTCTAACGGTGTGGGTACTCTGTCTGGGATGGTGTGCCCACTGATTGTTGGTACGATGACAAAGAACAAG actCGAGAGGAGTGGCAGTATGTGTTCCTGATTGCCTCCATGGTGCATTATGGGGGTGTGATCTTCTATGGGATCTTTGCGTCGGGAGAAAAGCAGCCGTGGGCCGACCCGGAACTGACCAGCGAGGAGAAGTGTGGCTTCATAGAAGAGGACGAGCTGGCAGAAGAGACGGGCGACATCACTCAAAGTTATGGTGCCTTTGGAGGTCCGGCTAAGTCGTACGGTGCAACCACACAGGTGAATGGAGGCTGGGCTACAGGCTGGGAGAAGACGGAGGAGTACGTCCAGGAAGAAGCACAGGGCGGAGGCTACGGATACAGGCAGGATGAGGGATACTCCTAG